A window of the Syntrophus gentianae genome harbors these coding sequences:
- a CDS encoding flavodoxin, translating into MVQTKRLVAYFSRAGKNYVNGDIVDLPVGNTEVAAGMIQKLTGSDIFRIDAVKAYPEGYQETTEVAKEELRQNTRPEISGYLDNMLDYKVIYLCYPNWWGTMPMAVFTFLEAYDFGGKTIIPFCTHEGSGMGRSERDIEEICAGASVLKGLAIRGGSVQQAEDQIAKWLRDLGQIA; encoded by the coding sequence ATGGTCCAAACAAAGCGACTGGTCGCCTATTTTTCCCGTGCGGGAAAGAATTATGTCAACGGCGATATCGTTGATCTGCCGGTGGGCAACACCGAAGTGGCGGCCGGCATGATTCAGAAATTGACCGGCAGCGATATCTTTCGAATCGATGCGGTAAAGGCTTATCCGGAAGGCTATCAGGAAACCACGGAGGTGGCCAAAGAGGAACTGCGGCAGAATACCCGACCTGAAATTTCAGGATATCTGGATAATATGTTGGATTACAAAGTGATTTACCTGTGCTATCCCAACTGGTGGGGCACCATGCCCATGGCGGTGTTCACCTTTCTTGAAGCGTATGACTTTGGCGGCAAAACCATTATTCCTTTCTGTACCCACGAAGGCAGCGGCATGGGCCGAAGCGAGCGCGATATCGAAGAGATTTGCGCCGGGGCCAGCGTGTTGAAAGGCCTTGCCATCAGAGGCGGAAGCGTTCAGCAGGCGGAAGACCAGATCGCAAAATGGCTGAGAGACCTGGGGCAGATTGCGTGA